One genomic window of Stieleria sp. JC731 includes the following:
- a CDS encoding DUF1501 domain-containing protein, which yields MNDHTNRRHWLQKFGMGFGSVAAMHLMQRECAGNEATSIESGVKSLGVINPTHHIPTAKRVIYLFQAGGPSQLETWDYKPLLNEQQGTQLPDSVRDGQRLTGMSGNQASLPLAGSIYKFDRHGESGTWVSELMPHMAKQVDRISVIRSMYTEAINHDPAITFLQTGNQISGRPSIGSWLDYGLGSESENLPSFVVLITKGKGGQPLYSRLWGSGFLPARYQGVQFRSGKEPVLYLTNPPGISQDSRRSMLDRLNQLHQLEQERLGDPELTTRIGQYEMAYRMQSSVPEVANVSDEPQHILDLYGPDATKPGSFASNCILARRLAERGVRFIQLYHQGWDHHGNIPSGMKTQCKDTDQPAAALLEDLQQRGMLDDTLVIWGGEFGRTNYSQGKLTATNYGRDHHPRCFSMWMAGGGVREGMTFGETCPYGYNVVENGVHVRDFHATLMHLMGIDHERFTAKFQGLDAKLTGVEPARVVKEILKG from the coding sequence ATGAACGACCACACCAACCGGCGACATTGGTTGCAAAAATTCGGCATGGGCTTTGGAAGCGTCGCGGCGATGCATCTGATGCAACGCGAATGTGCCGGCAACGAGGCTACTTCGATCGAATCGGGAGTGAAGAGCCTTGGGGTCATCAACCCGACGCATCATATCCCGACTGCAAAACGGGTCATTTATCTGTTCCAAGCCGGCGGCCCGTCGCAGCTCGAAACGTGGGACTACAAGCCCTTGCTTAACGAGCAACAGGGAACACAACTTCCTGACTCGGTTCGTGATGGGCAACGTTTGACGGGCATGTCGGGAAACCAAGCCAGCCTGCCGCTTGCCGGTTCGATTTACAAGTTCGACCGACACGGCGAAAGCGGGACATGGGTTTCCGAACTGATGCCGCACATGGCAAAACAGGTCGATCGGATTTCTGTCATTCGATCTATGTATACCGAAGCGATCAACCACGATCCGGCGATCACGTTTCTGCAGACCGGCAATCAGATTTCCGGGCGACCGAGCATCGGTTCGTGGTTGGATTATGGGCTGGGAAGTGAAAGTGAAAACCTGCCTTCCTTTGTTGTCTTGATCACCAAAGGCAAAGGCGGTCAGCCGCTTTATTCGCGGCTGTGGGGATCAGGATTCTTACCAGCGCGTTACCAAGGCGTGCAGTTCCGCTCTGGTAAAGAACCAGTGCTTTACCTAACCAACCCGCCGGGCATTTCACAAGACAGTCGACGCAGCATGCTGGATCGGCTCAACCAGTTGCACCAGCTAGAACAAGAACGACTGGGCGATCCGGAGCTGACCACTCGAATCGGTCAGTACGAAATGGCGTATCGGATGCAAAGCAGCGTCCCCGAAGTCGCAAACGTTTCAGACGAGCCGCAGCACATCCTTGATCTATATGGACCGGACGCGACGAAGCCCGGATCCTTTGCGTCCAACTGCATTCTTGCTAGGCGACTGGCAGAACGCGGAGTCCGATTCATCCAGCTGTATCACCAAGGCTGGGATCACCACGGGAACATTCCCAGTGGCATGAAAACACAGTGCAAGGACACCGATCAACCGGCAGCGGCGTTACTGGAGGATCTTCAACAACGCGGCATGCTGGATGACACACTTGTGATTTGGGGTGGTGAATTCGGCCGCACCAATTATTCCCAAGGCAAGTTGACGGCAACCAACTACGGTCGTGACCACCACCCGCGTTGCTTTAGCATGTGGATGGCGGGCGGCGGTGTTCGCGAAGGCATGACCTTTGGAGAGACTTGCCCTTACGGGTACAACGTCGTCGAAAATGGAGTCCATGTCCGCGACTTTCACGCAACCCTAATGCACTTGATGGGTATTGATCACGAACGCTTTACGGCCAAGTTCCAAGGCCTTGATGCCAAGTTAACCGGCGTCGAACCGGCGCGTGTTGTGAAAGAGATCCTGAAAGGCTAG
- a CDS encoding serine/threonine-protein kinase, which yields MNEGDLTEFQTEGGQSASKKLSMQATAPPSDVPGYRLERFLGSGAFGQVWVGRDLNTGRPVAVKFFLHRGGVNWSLLSHEVKNLVQLSADRHIVQVLEVGWDNDPPYYVMELVPGGSLEDELTERGALPIGEAVLLFRKICIGLNHSHNKGVLHCDLKPANVLLGDDHEPRLADFGQSRMTHDQTPSLGTLFYMAPEQADLGSSPSSSWDVYAVGAIMYRMLTGGPPYRDDSIVEQLDTAGSLPKRLERYRESIRNATPPVRHIQRGGVDRELARIVSRCLAPEPDARFANVQEILEHLDRRDESRARRPLMLLGILGPLLLLIVTSISGVQTINTAKEQTMVALKAEARESNLLAARFAARTLESELERYFRLCQEEITSDQFRQQLGETLRDAGLQKQLRGLKNAGTSQNASKLTDVRDRLLDNEARIKLDEYLQSRLDDYMPSEDHPHRPKLATIFVTDGSGTIFSIAYVNAVAREQSSAGRNYAYRTYFHGQKNDLPKTTAIADVKALSHMQMSAAFQSTATFLWKIAISAPVTLSDDPNAPPDAVFVATINLGDIEILQGDEQKNHVAVLVDARDGPTRGTLLQHPYMDDRQREGKLKNGEVYRVDNQTMDALLLGEDVNYSDPVAKAEESDIYSGGWIAAMQPVAVPRLRIRPGEAQQASSGNLTIDEQSDLLVLVQYRLNKVFAPVGQMTQSLLRTGSVGLLALLLVSAMLWFFVRRVRDDRVVRRIRKATVDVKPMDRQPVNKQMSGRRSSGNQATKETSKPTPVSDPTETIVLPEKRD from the coding sequence GTGAACGAAGGAGATTTGACGGAGTTTCAAACCGAGGGTGGTCAGTCGGCCAGCAAGAAGCTGTCGATGCAGGCTACCGCGCCGCCGTCGGACGTCCCAGGGTATCGCCTGGAGCGTTTTTTGGGCAGCGGCGCGTTTGGACAAGTCTGGGTCGGACGAGATTTGAACACCGGGCGGCCGGTCGCGGTCAAGTTTTTCTTGCATCGCGGCGGTGTGAATTGGTCACTGCTATCGCACGAGGTCAAAAACCTGGTCCAGCTTTCGGCCGACCGTCACATTGTCCAGGTCTTGGAAGTGGGCTGGGACAACGATCCACCCTACTACGTGATGGAGCTAGTCCCCGGAGGCTCGCTCGAAGACGAGCTTACTGAGCGTGGCGCCCTGCCAATTGGCGAAGCGGTGCTGCTGTTTCGAAAAATCTGCATCGGGCTCAACCACAGCCACAACAAGGGGGTTCTGCACTGCGACTTGAAACCCGCCAACGTGCTACTGGGTGACGATCACGAACCACGTCTCGCGGACTTTGGCCAAAGCCGCATGACGCATGACCAGACGCCGTCGCTGGGCACGCTGTTTTACATGGCCCCCGAACAAGCCGACTTGGGGTCATCCCCGAGCAGTTCATGGGACGTCTACGCTGTCGGTGCGATCATGTATCGAATGCTGACCGGTGGACCGCCCTATCGCGATGATTCGATCGTCGAACAGCTTGATACCGCGGGCTCATTGCCGAAGCGATTGGAACGCTATCGTGAATCGATCCGCAATGCGACGCCGCCAGTGCGGCACATCCAACGTGGCGGTGTCGATCGCGAACTGGCTCGGATCGTTAGCCGATGCCTCGCCCCAGAACCCGACGCGCGGTTTGCGAACGTTCAAGAGATCCTGGAACACTTGGACCGTCGCGACGAATCCCGCGCCAGACGCCCGTTGATGCTTCTAGGCATCCTGGGACCACTGCTGCTGTTGATCGTGACCAGTATCTCGGGTGTGCAAACTATCAACACCGCCAAGGAACAAACCATGGTGGCGCTTAAAGCGGAGGCGCGCGAAAGCAATCTGCTCGCGGCTCGCTTTGCGGCCCGGACTTTGGAAAGTGAACTGGAACGATACTTTCGCTTGTGCCAAGAAGAAATCACAAGCGATCAGTTCCGACAACAGCTCGGGGAAACCCTGCGTGACGCGGGCTTGCAGAAACAACTGCGCGGCCTAAAGAACGCAGGCACAAGTCAAAACGCCAGTAAACTGACCGATGTTCGTGATCGGCTATTGGATAACGAGGCACGGATCAAGCTAGACGAGTACTTGCAAAGTCGTCTGGACGACTACATGCCGAGCGAGGATCACCCGCACCGGCCAAAGCTGGCAACGATCTTCGTCACCGACGGAAGCGGGACTATCTTTTCGATCGCCTACGTTAACGCGGTCGCGCGGGAACAAAGTAGTGCCGGTCGAAACTATGCCTATCGGACGTATTTCCATGGGCAAAAAAATGACCTACCCAAAACCACGGCAATCGCTGACGTCAAAGCCCTAAGCCACATGCAGATGTCGGCCGCGTTTCAGTCCACCGCGACATTTTTGTGGAAGATCGCGATCAGTGCGCCCGTCACACTATCGGACGATCCCAACGCGCCACCCGACGCAGTATTTGTTGCCACAATCAACCTTGGTGATATCGAAATCCTGCAAGGTGATGAACAGAAAAACCACGTCGCAGTCCTTGTCGATGCGCGTGACGGTCCGACCCGTGGAACGTTGCTACAACACCCTTACATGGACGATCGCCAACGCGAAGGCAAGTTGAAAAACGGTGAGGTGTATCGCGTTGACAATCAAACGATGGATGCCCTTCTACTTGGCGAAGACGTCAACTACTCCGATCCGGTCGCGAAGGCTGAGGAGTCCGATATCTATTCGGGTGGCTGGATCGCGGCGATGCAACCGGTCGCGGTTCCGAGGCTTCGAATTCGACCGGGTGAAGCTCAGCAAGCTTCATCGGGAAACCTCACCATCGACGAGCAGTCTGACCTGCTGGTACTGGTCCAGTACAGGCTGAATAAGGTGTTCGCGCCGGTGGGTCAAATGACGCAAAGTCTGCTACGAACCGGTAGCGTTGGGCTGCTTGCCCTGCTGTTGGTCAGCGCGATGCTGTGGTTCTTTGTTCGCCGGGTTCGCGATGACCGCGTGGTACGACGAATTCGAAAAGCGACTGTCGATGTGAAGCCAATGGATCGGCAGCCAGTGAACAAACAAATGTCGGGCCGGA
- a CDS encoding amidohydrolase family protein, producing the protein MVLSLCCTLSLPAQEQPSGGDDLLLRDFRPKQKLVVPEHPLSAASHPVVDVHIHMHYRLRDSLEALEDFVDLMDRNNIAMCVSLDGKLGQQLDDHMKYLWTKYRDRFAIFANVNWQGNAPADEPQLWPCHQPGFAERTADELEHAVQRGVCGLKVFKAFGLGYKNPDGSLIKIDDPRWDPIWAKCGELGIPVIIHTADPAAFFDPIDKHNERWEELSRHPDWSFYGEMFPSREDLLAARNRVIERHPQTNFIGAHIANNSEDLKVVGEWLDQYPNLWIEPASRIAELGRQPYTTRDFLIRYQDRILFGTDGPWPELRFQLYWRFFETRDESFPYSEKIPPPQGLWTIYGIDLPDDVLQKLYYKNAARLIPGVEERLQKYRSTTNDE; encoded by the coding sequence ATCGTCCTCTCCTTGTGTTGCACGCTGTCGCTTCCGGCGCAAGAACAACCAAGCGGCGGCGACGATCTCCTGTTACGCGATTTTCGTCCCAAGCAAAAACTTGTCGTTCCCGAACACCCTTTGTCCGCGGCAAGTCACCCGGTTGTGGATGTTCACATCCACATGCACTACCGCCTGCGGGACAGTTTGGAAGCACTCGAGGACTTTGTCGATCTGATGGATCGCAACAACATCGCCATGTGTGTTTCGCTGGACGGAAAACTGGGGCAGCAACTTGATGACCACATGAAATATCTGTGGACAAAGTACCGTGATCGCTTCGCAATCTTTGCCAACGTCAACTGGCAAGGCAACGCCCCGGCTGACGAACCCCAGTTGTGGCCCTGTCACCAACCCGGATTTGCCGAACGCACCGCCGATGAACTCGAGCACGCTGTCCAGCGAGGCGTTTGCGGATTGAAAGTTTTCAAAGCGTTCGGCTTGGGCTACAAAAACCCCGACGGTTCACTGATCAAAATCGATGACCCCCGCTGGGATCCGATTTGGGCAAAGTGCGGCGAGCTTGGCATTCCCGTCATCATCCACACCGCAGACCCGGCAGCCTTCTTTGACCCAATTGATAAACATAATGAACGCTGGGAAGAACTGTCGCGTCATCCCGATTGGAGCTTCTATGGCGAAATGTTTCCCTCGCGAGAGGACCTGCTCGCCGCTCGTAACCGAGTCATCGAGCGCCACCCACAGACGAACTTCATTGGTGCACACATCGCCAACAATAGCGAAGATCTAAAAGTGGTCGGCGAGTGGCTCGATCAGTACCCCAACCTTTGGATCGAACCCGCGTCACGAATCGCCGAACTTGGCCGTCAGCCTTACACCACACGAGACTTTTTGATCCGTTATCAGGATCGGATCTTGTTTGGCACCGATGGCCCATGGCCGGAGCTGCGTTTTCAGCTCTATTGGAGATTCTTTGAAACCCGTGACGAGTCGTTTCCATACAGCGAAAAAATCCCACCACCGCAAGGCTTGTGGACCATCTATGGCATCGATTTGCCAGATGACGTTCTGCAAAAGCTTTATTACAAAAACGCCGCGCGGTTAATTCCGGGAGTCGAAGAGCGACTCCAAAAGTATAGGTCGACTACGAATGACGAATGA
- a CDS encoding DUF1553 domain-containing protein, translating into MFRCTFLIACGASLFLAISATAHGDSELSFNRDVRPILSDFCYACHGPDANHREADLRLDDREAAIDYGAIVPGETDASLLIERIMTDDADMVMPPPKGGKKLSEKEKQILKRWIAEGATYEQHWAFAAVPASVPIPEIDKTPSGESWAINAIDHFVAKAHSEQSLSPNQPADRATWLRRVTFDLTGLPPTTDELDLFFNDDKDDAYERVVDRLLKSDAYGERMANMWLDVARYADTFGYQNDMPMEIWPWRDWVIDAFNQNMPYDQFLTEQIAGDLLPNATDDQKLATAFNRLHRQTNEGGSVPEEFRLTGIADRTTTAGTAFLALTFECSRCHDHKFDPIKQRDFYRLSAYFSDIDEFGLYSHFTRAQPSPAMLLFDSDDQRRSYQEAVHAVHVAQKSYDQAFESAKSDWMKRQSELSLDPPAVREAALHLPLDGDADGMIEKATRCDGDNEIVCNDAPKFGRTDPFTYSIWVRPALKQNRMLVLHQSVAAEDAGFRGLQLTIDDGHPEFSMIHFWPGNAVRIEGTESIPVDRWTHIAVTHDGSGRAAGLRLFINGQQVEVKVERDKLTRDIRHRNEWGDSSVGKVNLALGARFRDIGFRDGLVDDLKVYKQQLSAAEIAAIHHQANAESPSAITFDQAFEHQLLVADEKLEQLRAELQQSREHENEVVTKIRNIMVMRHFADAPATHVLDRGEYTEKADIVSAGVPEFLSDIPTEGEGRLALAHWMTDPANPLTSRVIANRLWHLFFGRGIVVTLEDFGAQGSPPSHPQLLDYMARTLMDHQWDLQSLCREIVLSATYRQSSTIEDKETYAADPNNVYLARGPKHRLSAEQLRDAVLFASGLLVEKVGGPSVMPYQPRGLWKESGTGKSYHQSTGDGLYRRSLYTFWKRTAPPPSMLTFDATSRETCTARRELTTTPLQALVFLNDPQYVEASRVLAEHLLQTFPEDQKSRWENLFRRLISRPPTAKERNVVNELYQEQLAYFSDSPDMAAQLLKVGDKPANASLEPSNLAATTIVVQTIIAYDETIMLR; encoded by the coding sequence ATGTTTCGTTGCACGTTTTTGATTGCTTGCGGTGCTAGCCTCTTTCTCGCTATCTCAGCAACGGCACACGGCGACTCTGAACTGTCGTTTAACCGCGACGTCCGTCCCATCCTTTCGGACTTCTGTTACGCCTGCCATGGTCCTGACGCCAATCATCGCGAAGCCGATTTGCGTCTCGATGATCGCGAAGCGGCAATCGACTACGGCGCGATTGTCCCTGGCGAGACAGACGCCAGCTTGCTGATCGAACGCATCATGACGGATGACGCCGACATGGTGATGCCGCCACCCAAAGGCGGAAAAAAGCTTTCTGAAAAAGAAAAGCAAATCCTAAAACGCTGGATCGCCGAGGGTGCCACCTACGAACAGCACTGGGCGTTCGCTGCTGTCCCCGCATCGGTTCCGATCCCAGAGATCGACAAGACGCCCAGTGGTGAATCTTGGGCAATCAACGCCATCGACCACTTTGTTGCCAAAGCTCATTCCGAGCAAAGCCTGTCGCCAAACCAACCGGCGGATCGTGCAACATGGCTACGACGTGTGACGTTCGATTTGACGGGGCTCCCGCCAACGACGGATGAACTGGACTTGTTTTTCAATGACGACAAGGATGATGCCTATGAACGCGTTGTCGATCGCCTGCTTAAGTCCGACGCTTATGGCGAGCGGATGGCAAACATGTGGTTGGATGTTGCTCGGTACGCTGACACGTTCGGCTACCAGAACGACATGCCTATGGAAATCTGGCCATGGCGTGACTGGGTTATCGACGCATTCAACCAGAACATGCCTTATGACCAATTTCTGACCGAGCAAATCGCAGGCGACCTGCTACCCAACGCGACCGATGATCAAAAACTTGCGACCGCGTTTAATCGCCTGCACCGTCAAACGAACGAGGGTGGCAGCGTTCCAGAAGAATTTCGTCTGACCGGCATCGCCGACCGGACAACGACTGCCGGAACAGCTTTCCTAGCGCTGACGTTCGAATGCAGTCGCTGTCACGATCACAAGTTCGACCCGATCAAGCAGCGAGACTTTTATCGTCTTTCGGCGTACTTTTCTGACATCGACGAATTCGGTTTGTACTCGCATTTCACGCGAGCCCAACCGTCACCAGCGATGCTGCTGTTCGATAGCGATGATCAGCGTAGATCCTACCAGGAGGCAGTCCATGCTGTTCATGTCGCACAGAAAAGCTATGACCAGGCGTTTGAATCGGCGAAATCAGACTGGATGAAACGGCAGAGTGAACTCAGCCTCGATCCACCCGCCGTACGCGAAGCGGCGCTGCACTTGCCGCTTGATGGTGACGCCGATGGCATGATCGAAAAAGCGACTCGCTGCGACGGGGACAATGAAATCGTTTGCAACGACGCACCGAAGTTTGGTCGCACGGATCCGTTTACCTATTCGATTTGGGTACGACCGGCATTGAAACAAAATCGCATGCTGGTGCTGCATCAATCGGTTGCTGCCGAAGACGCAGGATTCCGTGGTTTACAACTGACAATCGATGATGGACATCCCGAATTTTCAATGATCCATTTCTGGCCAGGCAATGCGGTGCGAATCGAAGGCACCGAAAGCATTCCGGTCGATAGATGGACCCACATTGCCGTAACCCACGACGGCAGCGGCCGAGCAGCCGGGCTGCGATTATTCATCAACGGTCAACAAGTCGAGGTGAAAGTCGAACGAGACAAACTGACCCGCGACATTCGACATCGAAACGAATGGGGTGATAGCTCGGTCGGCAAAGTCAACTTGGCTTTAGGCGCCAGATTTCGCGACATCGGATTTCGCGATGGTTTGGTGGATGATTTAAAGGTCTATAAACAACAGCTCTCCGCTGCCGAAATCGCGGCGATCCACCATCAAGCAAATGCCGAGAGTCCATCAGCTATCACGTTCGATCAAGCGTTCGAACATCAACTGCTTGTTGCGGACGAAAAACTAGAGCAACTGCGTGCAGAACTCCAACAATCGCGTGAGCATGAAAATGAAGTGGTCACCAAAATTCGTAACATCATGGTGATGAGACACTTCGCTGATGCTCCCGCGACACACGTTTTGGATCGCGGCGAATACACCGAAAAGGCTGACATCGTTTCTGCGGGTGTTCCTGAATTCCTTAGCGACATCCCGACCGAAGGCGAGGGACGCCTGGCGCTTGCCCATTGGATGACGGATCCGGCCAACCCGTTGACTTCGCGAGTGATCGCCAACCGCTTGTGGCATTTGTTTTTCGGTCGAGGAATTGTGGTGACGTTGGAGGATTTTGGAGCCCAAGGATCACCCCCATCACATCCGCAATTGCTTGACTACATGGCCCGCACTTTGATGGATCACCAATGGGACTTGCAGTCTCTTTGTCGCGAGATCGTCTTGTCGGCGACTTACCGGCAATCGTCAACGATCGAAGACAAGGAGACTTACGCGGCCGACCCGAACAACGTGTACTTGGCTCGCGGTCCGAAACACCGGTTATCCGCCGAACAGCTTCGCGACGCGGTGTTGTTTGCCAGCGGGTTGCTTGTCGAAAAAGTCGGTGGCCCCAGCGTCATGCCTTACCAACCGCGAGGCCTTTGGAAAGAATCCGGAACGGGGAAGAGCTATCACCAGTCGACTGGTGACGGTCTGTATCGCCGAAGCCTTTACACGTTTTGGAAACGCACCGCGCCGCCGCCATCGATGCTGACGTTTGACGCGACCAGTCGCGAAACCTGCACGGCACGGCGGGAACTGACAACGACGCCTTTACAGGCATTGGTGTTCTTAAATGACCCGCAGTATGTCGAAGCGTCGCGTGTCTTGGCGGAGCACTTGCTGCAGACTTTTCCCGAAGACCAGAAAAGTCGTTGGGAGAACCTGTTTCGCCGATTGATTAGTCGTCCACCGACAGCGAAAGAACGCAATGTCGTCAACGAACTGTACCAAGAACAGCTCGCCTATTTCAGTGATAGCCCTGACATGGCAGCACAGCTTTTGAAGGTCGGCGACAAACCGGCAAACGCCTCACTTGAACCGTCGAACCTGGCGGCAACCACGATCGTTGTGCAAACGATCATTGCGTATGACGAAACCATCATGCTTCGATAG
- a CDS encoding SAM-dependent methyltransferase, producing the protein MTNDSDNAAMEPSFAMVCCANGAEKQVLKDIDSQGWRRAFSRPGFVTLKNDRPSELPYGTFVRSASYSIGHLRSVDAQQQVQSLVELLQAQYPNGMQFDELHLWPRDRLPIGKFGFEPGQDEVSRLVAQEIYQALADTWLRCDAPNRIAEPDARCLDIVLVDPSDWFIGQHVASDWHSRWPGGVQPINPQHEPISRAYYKAAESITWSGFDVKPGDLAVEVGSAPGGACGRMLELGMRVIGIDPADMDPRIANHPKFKHLRARAGDLPRKEYRGARWLLADSNVKPEKTLVTIENIVKHRLCDIEGLLLTMKLGDYEVARHIPKWIERIKTWNPEEIRVRQLARNRCEVCMAIRLKPSR; encoded by the coding sequence ATGACGAATGATTCAGATAACGCGGCGATGGAGCCTTCGTTCGCTATGGTCTGCTGTGCCAACGGTGCAGAAAAACAAGTTTTGAAAGACATCGATTCGCAAGGTTGGCGGCGAGCCTTTTCGCGGCCTGGCTTTGTAACACTGAAGAACGATCGGCCTTCCGAATTGCCCTACGGAACTTTTGTTCGGTCGGCGTCTTATTCCATTGGACATTTACGTTCTGTCGATGCTCAGCAGCAGGTTCAGTCCTTGGTCGAACTGCTTCAGGCGCAGTACCCCAACGGGATGCAGTTCGACGAACTGCATCTTTGGCCACGCGATCGTCTGCCAATCGGCAAGTTCGGGTTCGAGCCCGGCCAGGATGAAGTCAGTCGTTTGGTCGCTCAGGAGATCTATCAAGCACTGGCGGATACTTGGCTTCGCTGTGATGCGCCTAACCGGATTGCCGAACCCGATGCCCGCTGTTTGGATATCGTCTTGGTCGATCCGTCAGACTGGTTCATCGGTCAACACGTCGCTTCGGATTGGCACAGTCGGTGGCCCGGCGGCGTTCAGCCGATCAATCCGCAACACGAACCGATTAGCCGCGCGTACTACAAAGCGGCGGAATCGATCACGTGGAGCGGTTTTGACGTGAAGCCAGGTGACTTGGCTGTCGAGGTCGGAAGTGCACCCGGTGGGGCGTGCGGACGCATGTTAGAACTTGGCATGCGGGTGATCGGAATCGACCCGGCGGACATGGATCCCAGAATCGCCAACCATCCAAAATTCAAACACCTGCGTGCACGTGCCGGCGACCTTCCCAGAAAGGAATATCGCGGGGCCCGTTGGTTGCTAGCCGATTCAAATGTGAAGCCTGAAAAAACGCTTGTCACGATCGAGAACATCGTGAAGCATCGACTGTGTGATATCGAAGGGCTGTTGCTGACGATGAAGCTTGGCGACTACGAAGTTGCCAGGCACATTCCGAAGTGGATCGAACGGATCAAAACGTGGAACCCCGAAGAGATTCGCGTTCGCCAGCTCGCACGCAATCGTTGCGAGGTCTGTATGGCGATTCGCTTAAAACCAAGCCGCTAG
- a CDS encoding FMN-dependent NADH-azoreductase, protein MAKLLYIESSPRKKRSKSIAVASAFLEAYQEQNPGDEVVKIDLWDKPLPEFDGDMLDAKYQVMHGQDFTEQQQQAWQTVVELCEEFKSADKYLIGLPMWNFGVPYKLKHYVDLIAQPGQTFSFDPATGYTGLVTGKPVAVVYSRGGAYGNDQAKAMDLQKGYMDLFLGFVGFTDISSVLVEPTLGTPEDVAAVEASAVANAKSIAMQF, encoded by the coding sequence ATGGCAAAGTTGCTGTATATCGAGTCGTCACCACGCAAGAAACGTTCGAAGTCCATCGCGGTCGCGAGTGCCTTTTTGGAGGCGTATCAGGAACAGAATCCTGGGGATGAGGTCGTCAAGATCGACCTGTGGGATAAACCGCTTCCCGAGTTTGACGGCGATATGCTCGATGCGAAATACCAGGTCATGCACGGCCAGGATTTTACCGAGCAGCAGCAACAGGCATGGCAGACCGTTGTCGAGTTGTGCGAAGAGTTTAAGTCGGCTGACAAGTACTTGATCGGTCTTCCGATGTGGAACTTTGGCGTTCCCTACAAGCTGAAGCACTACGTTGACCTGATCGCTCAGCCCGGCCAAACGTTTAGCTTCGATCCCGCAACCGGATATACGGGTTTGGTCACCGGGAAACCGGTCGCTGTGGTTTATTCGCGAGGTGGGGCGTACGGTAACGACCAAGCCAAGGCGATGGACCTGCAGAAAGGCTATATGGATTTGTTTCTTGGTTTCGTGGGCTTTACCGACATCAGTTCGGTATTGGTTGAGCCAACCTTAGGAACCCCGGAAGACGTGGCGGCGGTTGAAGCGTCCGCAGTCGCAAACGCGAAGTCGATCGCCATGCAGTTTTGA
- a CDS encoding MarR family winged helix-turn-helix transcriptional regulator — MTKTLREELKKRGPFASSQQEATLAILRTSDLLENRIARLMRQHGLTVTQYNVLRILRGEGKPLPCLEVAERMIQVAPAITRVVDQLLKLDLISKVQSEEDRRVFQIELKPAAKRLLKKLDQPVLDLHASLFEGVSATDQKNLIRILEKLRSGVAD; from the coding sequence ATGACAAAAACACTGCGTGAAGAACTTAAGAAACGTGGGCCCTTTGCTTCTTCCCAACAAGAGGCGACGCTAGCAATCCTGCGCACAAGCGATCTTTTGGAAAATCGAATCGCCAGATTGATGCGCCAACACGGTTTAACGGTAACCCAGTACAACGTGCTTCGCATCTTGCGCGGTGAAGGCAAGCCGCTGCCGTGCCTTGAAGTCGCCGAGCGGATGATCCAGGTCGCACCGGCAATCACTCGCGTCGTCGACCAATTGTTAAAGTTGGACTTGATTAGCAAAGTTCAATCGGAAGAAGACCGGCGTGTCTTTCAGATTGAGCTAAAACCCGCGGCAAAGCGACTGCTCAAAAAATTGGATCAGCCAGTTCTTGATCTGCACGCCAGTCTTTTTGAGGGCGTATCCGCGACGGATCAGAAGAATCTGATTCGGATTTTGGAAAAGCTTCGCTCGGGTGTGGCCGATTAA
- a CDS encoding pirin family protein — protein sequence MLTVRRSEERGSADHGWLKTRYSFSFSSYYDPQHMGFRSLRVMNEDHVAPGKGFGTHPHDNMEIVTYVLEGALEHRDSMGNGEVLRPGEFQRITAGTGITHSEFNPSADNQTHLYQIWLLPERSGIEPSYEQKAFDPEGRRDNFQLVASRDGEAGSLLIHQDVRIYLADLNAASGLTYSISEGRHAWLQVLRGSVSVGEHQLAQGDAVAISDQPDLQLVADEAAELMLFDLA from the coding sequence ATGTTGACAGTTCGACGTTCGGAAGAGCGGGGATCAGCGGATCATGGCTGGTTGAAAACCCGCTATTCGTTCTCGTTTTCTAGTTACTACGACCCACAGCATATGGGGTTTCGTTCATTGCGCGTCATGAACGAAGATCATGTCGCGCCCGGGAAGGGCTTTGGGACGCATCCGCATGACAACATGGAAATTGTCACCTATGTCCTTGAAGGTGCTTTGGAGCATCGTGATTCGATGGGCAATGGCGAAGTCTTGCGTCCCGGTGAGTTCCAGCGGATCACGGCGGGAACAGGGATCACGCATAGCGAATTCAATCCGTCTGCGGACAATCAAACGCATCTCTATCAGATCTGGTTGCTTCCGGAGCGAAGCGGAATTGAGCCCAGCTATGAGCAAAAGGCTTTCGATCCCGAGGGGCGTCGTGACAACTTTCAGCTCGTCGCATCTCGTGATGGCGAAGCCGGTTCTTTGTTGATTCACCAGGACGTTCGGATCTATCTGGCGGACCTAAACGCGGCAAGCGGCCTTACCTACAGTATTTCCGAGGGGCGGCATGCTTGGTTGCAGGTCTTGCGCGGTTCGGTCTCGGTTGGTGAACACCAGTTGGCGCAGGGGGACGCCGTTGCGATTAGCGATCAGCCGGATTTGCAGCTGGTCGCTGATGAGGCTGCCGAATTGATGCTTTTCGATTTAGCTTAG